Part of the Lotus japonicus ecotype B-129 chromosome 6, LjGifu_v1.2 genome, ACAAATTGGAACTGAAGAGTGGATGAAACCAAGAAAAAGGGTATAAAAAACACTGTCATCCTCTGTCAGAATATGTTAACAGCCTCAAAGAAAATGGATGATTAAAACGAACTTATATTTTAGCAAGATTCAACTTTACAAGGACAAACGACCATCTATGTCAATGTTCAAAAACTGACACTTACAATGACACAATGTGGAAACAATTCAAGcccaaaataacaacaaaagccttatcccGCTAAGTGAGGTCGGCTGTGTGGATCATACTACACTGTTGAACTTGATCAAAACTAAATTATGAGGGAATTCCATCCCAAAACAAGCTGAAAAATTAAACCTAAAACATTGAAAAACAAACACACCAGTGTATTGATTAAGTCAGATAATGGagttactttttttaaaaagaaaactaaaTTACTCACTGTTTCCATCTTCAAGGCCTTGAAGCCCAGCGTTATCAATCCTTTTCAACCGTGGGATATATTAGTTGATAATTACTTACGTAGGatatttatcttcttcctcaccTAATACCTTATGCCTTATCTCATATGCTTCATCAAATTTGTGACAAGGAGACGAAAATGCTAAGTGTATCCAACTCCCATCAAAGTGGTCTTTTTTTGGACCATTCAAATTCTAATCTAATAGAGATCAGATTTGAATTCTAAGAAGAGTgtggcattttttttttgggtaagctaAGAAGAGTGTGGCATGAACTATTATTGTTAAGGACATCAATTTTGTTTGTTCCTGTGTCACATTGAAATCAAAATTCATCCATACATGAACAACCATAAGTCTAACTTAGGAGGAATCTGGAGATATTTAAACTACTCCGAATTTACCAGTGATTGTTAACCACATTTGCAGCAATCAAATTTAAGCTAAATCATAGGTAACTAGGGTGTAGAGATGTGGCTTACTCTACATTCAACATATACAATTCATATTTCAACTGTGAAGAATGTTCACTAGTGTTGCAATATATATGTAGAACAATTTGAAGTATAAGCACAAATAATGCTCACCTTAACCATTGCAATATGCTCCATTCCGTCTATAAGTGATTTATAACAGTAAGCTGTAAATGGTCCCCACATTGTCGGTATTCTTGCAGCTGAAGAGCGATCAACTAATTTATCTCTCTTTCTTCTATACCTGTCATAACAATAAGTGTTAATCTCCCAGCTATATAACCAAATAAGTAACAAGAAGTGTCCCAGGTAGTAAAAAAACCTAGAAAAAGCAGACTCAGATAACAAatacaagaagaagaacaaagAAACATGAGCAAAGAATAACCACTTCGAATTTTAACTTGTATAAAATTTGTTGACTCAATGAATCTAATGCAGCACCATTTTCTTAGTGATATATAAAATTCTATTTTGTGAAGTGTGAGAAGTTTACTAACAAAAACAAAGATTTCAACCAGAGCATGAGAGCAATAATTGAATTTGACAGATAGTTTCCTCGAAAGACAAAGTGGACAATCCAAGTTAGTTAAATTATGTAGTCAGGATTTTGGATCATGTCTTATGATATCAGACTTGTTCAATATATACAAGTCAACATAAGGGGTGTAAACTATGGTATCTGCACTTGGAAGCAAAATTCAAACATCAAAGAAAGCATCAATATGCATTCAATGAATTTTATTGCATCTTCTATGAAATGTAAACACATACCTTATTAAGTCAGCAATAGAcacaattttcaaattttcaagctCAGCAAACTGGCGAAGCTTTGGCAATCTAGCCATGGAACCATCATCATCTACAACTTCACACAGTACTGCCACTGGATCCAAACCAGCAAGCATGGCAAGATCAACTGAAGCTTCTGTATGTCCAGCTCTCTTCAAGACACCACCTTCCCTGTATTTTAGTGGGAAAATATGGCCTGGGCGGTTGAAATCACCTGGGGTTGAATCTCTAGATGCAAGAGCCAAGACAGTTGTTGCCCTATCTTGAGCTGACACCCCTGTGGTGGTACCATGCTTAGCATCCTACAAATGCATTATAAATTGTTGAAATGTATGAGATTTCATCCATAAATGTCTAAACCACATGAAAATAGGTTTCTACAACAACATAACAGATCATAAAATTTGGAAAGTCTTTCTTAATTTGCAGCCATTTCCTAAATTATAATGAATGTCCCTTAAATACTCAGTATGTGTTTGTATTGCAATTCATATAAATGTGAAAGCTGTTCCCCTAAAACGAGCTCAAAGCTCAATAGACCTTAGCTAACAACAAAGTAAATGCATTATACAAGTGCAGTTTTATGACAATAGAAGACCTTAGGATATAGCTCTAACTCCACAAGTAAAGATGTAAGAGTAGCAGTACATACCACTGTCACAGTAAATGCTGTAGAAAGTTTCTCAGCATTGGCCTTACTGTCTACCATCAAAGGAAGTTCCAATCTATCGAGATCTTCCTCTTTCATGCTAACACAAACTATGCCAGTTCCATACTTTACAATAAAAGCCATAGCCTGGGGTGTAGCCAACTGTGCAGCCATGATCAAGTCTCCTTCATTTTCTCTATCTTCATCATCTACAACCAGTACCATCTGCATCATTTATATCAGTTAGAAAAACTTCATACACCTATCCAGTGCTAATATTTAAGAGACAGAGATAGCGAGTAACAACCTTTCCCTGGCGAATGTCTTCAATGGCCTCAGGGATAGAAGCAAAACCTGGTGTGGGGCTGTCCAAGTCATCATGTTCATCATCAGAGAAATTGCCTGTTAGCCCGGTGTCTTCCGCGAGTGTTCCATTAGGTTGGTCCTCAAAGCCAACAGATTCATCACCAGGCAGATTTTTAGCTATGACAACATTATTGGTATCTGGATGAGAAACTAGGCCACCTCCAGCAGAGACCAATGTAGCTTTAGTTCTATAAACAACATTGTCACTTAAGGGAAATTTACAATTCAGTCTTACAAAAGGCACCTCACTGGATAAGTTGAAGGGTTTGCATGCCCT contains:
- the LOC130722374 gene encoding bifunctional riboflavin biosynthesis protein RIBA 1, chloroplastic, producing the protein MASFNLSYSSLSCPRACKPFNLSSEVPFVRLNCKFPLSDNVVYRTKATLVSAGGGLVSHPDTNNVVIAKNLPGDESVGFEDQPNGTLAEDTGLTGNFSDDEHDDLDSPTPGFASIPEAIEDIRQGKMVLVVDDEDRENEGDLIMAAQLATPQAMAFIVKYGTGIVCVSMKEEDLDRLELPLMVDSKANAEKLSTAFTVTVDAKHGTTTGVSAQDRATTVLALASRDSTPGDFNRPGHIFPLKYREGGVLKRAGHTEASVDLAMLAGLDPVAVLCEVVDDDGSMARLPKLRQFAELENLKIVSIADLIRYRRKRDKLVDRSSAARIPTMWGPFTAYCYKSLIDGMEHIAMVKGDIGDGQDVLVRVHSECLTGDIFGSARCDCGGQLALAMQQIEAAGRGVLVYLRGHEGRGIGLGHKLRAYNLQDDGRDTVEANEELGLPVDSREYGIGAQILRDLGVRSMKLMTNNPSKYGGLKGYGLTVSGRIPLLTLITSENKRYLETKRVKMGHVYGKEFNGLLTPDGSDNGKCQ